Proteins from one Salarias fasciatus chromosome 14, fSalaFa1.1, whole genome shotgun sequence genomic window:
- the LOC115400812 gene encoding frizzled-9-like — translation MSMDGCPLKVVIFLWCLLVISGSSFEIGSYDLERGRPAKCEPIVIPMCQGIGYNLTRMPNFMDHDDQKEAAIKLNEFAPLVAYGCDVHLRFFLCSLYAPMCTDKVSTSIPACRPMCEQARERCAPIMKKFSYTWPDSLDCSRLPTRNDPNALCMEAPENETRTEVKKGEGMLPVPPRPRQPGAGGGRSPGAVGSCENPDKFQFVEKSQSCAPRCSHAVDVFWSRQDKDFAFIWMTVWSILCFVSTAFTVLTFLLEPHRFQYPERPIIFLSMCYNVYSVAFIIRSVAGAENIACDREHGELYIIQEGLESTGCTIVFLILYYFGMASSIWWVILTLTWFLAAGKKWGHEAIEAHSNYFHMAAWGIPALKTIIILTMRKVAGDELTGLCYVGSMDSGALTGFVLIPLSCYLVIGTSFILTGFVALFHIRKVMKTEGTNTEKLEKLMVKIGIYSILYTVPATCVIVCYFYERLNMDYWKLRGLQMKCGSFGGQSSDCSLQTSVPTVAVFMLKIFMSLVVGITSGVWVWSSKTLQTWQGLCSRKLADRTSSRKPCSGVSCGSTHCHYKSPAVVLHMAKTDLHSDNPTHV, via the coding sequence ATGAGCATGGACGGTTGTCCGCTGAAGGTGGTGATCTTCCTGTGGTGCCTGCTGGTGATTTCTGGCTCCAGCTTCGAGATCGGCTCCTACGACCTGGAGCGCGGCAGACCGGCCAAGTGCGAGCCCATCGTGATCCCCATGTGCCAGGGCATCGGCTACAACCTGACCCGCATGCCCAACTTCATGGACCACGACGACCAGAAGGAggctgccatcaagctgaaCGAGTTCGCCCCCCTGGTGGCTTACGGCTGCGACGTGCACCTCcgcttcttcctctgctccctctACGCCCCCATGTGCACGGACAAGGTGTCCACCTCCATCCCCGCCTGCAGGCCCATGTGCGAGCAGGCCCGCGAGCGCTGCGCCCCCATCATGAAGAAGTTCAGCTACACCTGGCCCGACTCGCTGGACTGCTCCAGGCTGCCCACCAGGAACGACCCCAACGCCCTGTGCATGGAGGCGCCCGAGAACGAGACCAGGACGGAGGTGAAGAAGGGGGAGGGCATGCTCCCGGTGCCCCCTCGCCCCAGGCAGCCGGGCGCCGGCGGCGGGCGTTCGCCGGGCGCCGTGGGCTCCTGCGAGAACCCGGACAAGTTCCAGTTCGTGGAGAAGAGCCAGTCGTGCGCCCCGCGCTGCTCCCACGCCGTGGACGTCTTCTGGTCCAGGCAGGACAAGGACTTCGCCTTCATCTGGATGACCGTGTGGTCCATCCTGTGCTTCGTCTCCACCGCCTTCACCGTGCTGACCTTCCTCCTGGAGCCCCATCGCTTCCAGTACCCCGAGCGGCCCATCATCTTCCTGTCCATGTGCTACAACGTGTACTCCGTGGCCTTCATCATCCGCTCGGTGGCCGGGGCCGAGAACATCGCCTGCGACCGCGAGCACGGCGAGCTGTACATCATCCAGGAGGGGCTGGAGTCCACCGGGTGCACCATCGTCTTCCTCATCCTCTACTACTTCGGGATGGCCTCCTCGATCTGGTGGGTCATCCTCACCCTCACCTGGTTCTTGGCTGCGGGGAAGAAGTGGGGTCACGAGGCCATCGAAGCCCACAGCAACTACTTCCACATGGCCGCCTGGGGCATCCCCGCGCTCAaaaccatcatcatcctcaccatGAGGAAAGTGGCCGGCGACGAGCTGACGGGGCTGTGCTACGTGGGGAGCATGGACTCGGGGGCGCTCACGGGCTTCGTCCTCATCCCCCTCTCCTGCTACCTGGTCATCGGCACCTCCTTCATCCTCACCGGCTTCGTGGCCCTCTTCCACATCCGCAAAGTGATGAAGACCGAGGGCACCAACacggagaagctggagaagctcaTGGTGAAAATCGGCATCTACTCCATCCTTTACACGGTGCCCGCCACCTGCGTCATCGTCTGCTACTTCTACGAGAGGCTCAACATGGACTACTGGAAGCTGAGGGGCCTGCAGATGAAGTGCGGCTCGTTCGGCGGCCAGAGCAGCGACTGCTCGCTGCAGACGTCCGTGCCCACCGTGGCCGTCTTCATGCTGAAGATCTTCATGTCGCTGGTGGTGGGCATCACCAGCGGGGTGTGGGTGTGGAGCTCCAAGACCCTGCAGACCTGGCAGGGCctgtgcagcaggaagctggCGGACAGGACTAGCAGCAGGAAGCCGTGCAGCGGCGTCAGCTGCGGCAGCACGCACTGCCACTACAAATCCCCGGCCGTGGTTCTGCACATGGCCAAGACTGACCTGCACTCAGACAACCCCACACACGTCtga